Proteins encoded by one window of Sphaerochaeta sp.:
- a CDS encoding carbohydrate ABC transporter permease, whose product MKRSPYDRINWKRELHFLPGYIVLIAWIAFAAAFLLWILAASLSTSREIFSGNVFAFKTGLHFENYAKAWRQQNVSRFFGNSLLYAVVTCVVVIFISAPAAYVLSRYKFFSNKMIRSSLIVAMSIPAVMIIMPLFSMTTRWGIKGRILLIALYIFSHVPYTTIYLLNFFATLSRTYEEAAAIDGCPPGKTFWIIMLPLVQPALVTVTIFNFLGVWNEFFMALIFANTEKMTPVGVGLLQIVNAMKYTGDYGGLFAAVIIVFLPTFVLYLFLSERIIQGVTGGGIKG is encoded by the coding sequence ATGAAACGATCACCCTATGACCGCATCAATTGGAAACGGGAATTGCATTTTCTTCCCGGATACATCGTGTTGATCGCCTGGATCGCGTTCGCCGCGGCGTTCCTCCTGTGGATCCTCGCCGCAAGCCTGTCCACATCCCGTGAGATTTTCTCGGGAAATGTGTTCGCGTTCAAGACAGGACTCCATTTTGAAAACTACGCCAAGGCGTGGAGACAGCAGAACGTCTCCCGCTTCTTCGGCAACTCATTGCTGTACGCCGTGGTTACCTGCGTCGTCGTGATCTTCATCTCCGCTCCGGCTGCCTATGTGCTTTCCCGGTACAAGTTCTTCTCCAACAAGATGATCCGTTCCAGCCTGATCGTCGCCATGAGCATTCCGGCGGTGATGATCATCATGCCATTGTTCTCCATGACGACCCGCTGGGGCATCAAAGGACGCATCCTGCTGATCGCATTGTACATCTTTTCCCACGTGCCGTACACGACGATTTATCTGTTGAACTTTTTCGCCACGCTGTCCCGAACCTACGAGGAAGCGGCGGCGATCGATGGCTGTCCTCCGGGGAAAACGTTCTGGATCATCATGCTGCCGCTGGTCCAGCCGGCGTTGGTCACCGTGACGATCTTCAACTTCCTTGGGGTGTGGAACGAGTTCTTCATGGCCTTGATCTTCGCCAATACGGAGAAGATGACGCCGGTCGGCGTTGGATTGCTGCAGATCGTCAACGCGATGAAGTATACCGGTGATTACGGTGGCTTGTTCGCCGCGGTGATCATCGTGTTCCTCCCGACGTTCGTCCTGTACCTGTTCCTCTCCGAGCGGATCATCCAGGGGGTGACCGGGGGTGGCATCAAGGGATAA
- a CDS encoding ABC transporter substrate-binding protein: protein MNRKRLVVTVVLLMAAACFAFAAGSSETTTKKAEGVYSGVTLNFWSMWNSNEPQGQVVAAAAKAFEEKTGAKINIEWKGRDINKIIATALEAGENIDVFEEDYRRIGNVYKNYVYDLTDMAKAANYDAQSYACFNEEITKWAGFLAAITEQPQVGGIFYNKEIFKNAGITIPTTWDEFLAVNQKLVDKGYEPMALDSAYADFFFGYHLDRRIGQAVTTELVKNGGWSKNAGAVAAAQDIIDYRKAGYLAAGAPDEFPSSQNKIGLTGKVAMIVCANYVCSEVNNTTGANIDWGMFNYPTIAAPAGSGSTNAYAGANSLAITKYSKNPQAAFDFLMLLTSGEYDQKMANAASQIPADPRNVAPCHHERDDRDAAGHLFSAFLEHGAERQPGHQGERQDEHHRAVRGQIRHRR, encoded by the coding sequence ATGAACAGGAAACGATTGGTTGTCACTGTGGTGCTGTTGATGGCTGCTGCGTGCTTCGCGTTCGCCGCGGGATCCAGCGAAACTACCACGAAAAAAGCGGAAGGTGTCTACAGTGGAGTCACCCTGAATTTCTGGTCGATGTGGAACTCGAATGAGCCGCAGGGGCAGGTGGTCGCCGCCGCCGCAAAGGCGTTTGAGGAAAAGACCGGCGCGAAGATCAACATCGAATGGAAGGGTCGTGACATCAACAAGATCATCGCCACGGCGCTTGAAGCGGGCGAGAACATTGATGTTTTCGAAGAGGATTACCGCCGCATCGGAAACGTCTACAAGAATTACGTATACGATCTGACCGACATGGCCAAGGCAGCCAACTACGATGCCCAGAGCTATGCGTGCTTCAATGAAGAGATCACCAAGTGGGCCGGCTTCCTGGCGGCCATCACCGAGCAGCCGCAGGTCGGAGGCATCTTCTACAACAAGGAAATCTTCAAGAACGCGGGTATCACCATTCCTACCACATGGGATGAGTTCCTGGCCGTCAACCAGAAACTGGTGGACAAAGGGTATGAGCCGATGGCGCTGGACAGCGCGTACGCCGACTTCTTCTTTGGGTACCATCTTGACCGCCGCATCGGACAGGCTGTCACCACGGAACTGGTGAAGAACGGAGGATGGTCGAAGAACGCCGGAGCCGTCGCGGCCGCCCAGGATATCATCGACTACCGCAAGGCCGGCTATCTTGCAGCGGGCGCTCCGGATGAGTTCCCCTCCAGCCAGAACAAGATTGGTCTGACCGGCAAGGTCGCCATGATCGTCTGCGCCAACTATGTCTGCTCCGAGGTGAACAACACCACCGGCGCCAACATCGACTGGGGTATGTTCAACTATCCGACGATTGCCGCTCCCGCGGGCAGTGGTTCCACCAACGCCTATGCCGGCGCCAACTCGTTGGCCATCACCAAGTACAGCAAGAATCCGCAGGCCGCGTTTGACTTCCTGATGCTGCTGACCAGCGGCGAGTATGATCAGAAGATGGCCAACGCCGCCAGCCAGATTCCGGCTGATCCGCGCAACGTCGCCCCCTGCCATCATGAACGGGACGATCGAGACGCTGCAGGCCACCTCTTCTCCGCTTTCCTGGAGCATGGGGCTGAACGCCAACCCGGACATCAAGGCGAACGTCAAGACGAACATCATCGCGCTGTTCGAGGGCAAATTCGCCACCGGCGCTGA
- a CDS encoding glucose-1-phosphate adenylyltransferase, with protein MSNKQRVVAIVLGGGKGTRLYPLTMDRSKPAVPFAGKYRLVDIPISNCINSDIKQIYILTQFNSASLHNHIANTYIFDTFTNGFVEILAAEQTYHSESWYQGTADAVRKNMVHFHDQKADYYLILSGDQLYRMDFREMLQRHIESGAELTIAAKPISRSQATGLGIIGADKDGFITKFYEKPAIDLDITDYKTPPELMQNALHKNVDSSNEYLASMGIYIFNAKTMEEVLNNDKTDFGKEIIPDVIKTRKVAAFLFDGFWEDIGTIKAFYETNLDLASINPQFNFYDEEMPIYTHRRHLPATKMNFCNISCSLASEGSIITNAYIVNSIIGVRTIIESGASLDGVYCMGAQYYETEGQKAENARNGIPNIGIGKGTIIRKAIIDQNVRIGDGCRIGIDDIPRQEGDFEMYSIHDGIIVINKNAVIKNGTVM; from the coding sequence ATGAGCAACAAACAAAGGGTCGTGGCGATTGTTCTGGGAGGTGGGAAAGGCACACGCCTGTACCCATTGACGATGGATCGATCCAAACCAGCCGTTCCGTTCGCCGGCAAGTACCGGTTGGTGGACATTCCGATCTCCAACTGCATCAACAGTGACATCAAGCAGATTTATATTCTGACGCAGTTCAACTCAGCGTCACTCCACAACCATATCGCAAACACGTACATCTTCGATACGTTCACCAATGGATTCGTTGAGATCCTGGCGGCGGAGCAGACGTATCACAGCGAAAGCTGGTATCAGGGCACGGCAGACGCGGTACGGAAGAACATGGTCCACTTCCATGACCAGAAAGCGGACTACTATCTGATCCTCTCCGGAGACCAGTTGTACCGGATGGATTTCAGGGAAATGTTGCAACGCCACATCGAAAGCGGCGCCGAGCTGACCATCGCAGCCAAGCCGATTTCCCGTTCCCAGGCGACCGGACTGGGCATCATCGGAGCGGACAAGGATGGATTCATCACCAAGTTCTACGAGAAACCGGCGATCGATCTGGACATCACCGACTACAAGACGCCGCCGGAGCTGATGCAGAACGCCCTTCACAAGAACGTGGACAGCTCCAATGAGTATCTCGCCAGCATGGGCATCTACATCTTCAACGCCAAGACGATGGAGGAAGTGCTGAACAACGACAAGACGGACTTCGGAAAGGAAATCATCCCGGATGTGATCAAAACCCGGAAAGTCGCAGCGTTCCTGTTCGACGGCTTCTGGGAAGACATCGGGACGATCAAGGCGTTCTATGAGACCAACCTGGATCTGGCGTCCATCAACCCGCAGTTCAACTTCTACGACGAGGAGATGCCGATCTACACCCATCGCCGTCATCTGCCGGCGACCAAGATGAACTTCTGCAACATCAGCTGTTCATTGGCTTCCGAAGGGTCGATCATCACCAACGCCTACATCGTCAACTCCATCATCGGTGTACGAACGATCATTGAATCGGGAGCAAGCCTGGATGGCGTGTACTGCATGGGCGCCCAGTACTACGAGACGGAAGGACAGAAAGCGGAGAATGCCCGAAACGGAATCCCCAACATCGGAATTGGCAAAGGGACGATCATCCGCAAAGCGATCATCGACCAGAACGTCCGAATCGGTGACGGGTGCCGCATCGGCATCGACGATATTCCACGACAGGAAGGGGATTTCGAGATGTACTCCATCCATGACGGAATCATCGTCATCAACAAGAACGCCGTCATCAAGAACGGGACGGTGATGTAA
- a CDS encoding AraC family transcriptional regulator, translating into MSTHRMMINFHYLPVMPQVLYVTHSKYEKDWASNLHSHAFTEFIYIESGKGEICTQTQSFPVEKQDFIVLLPNLMHTEKSSADQPLEYYVLGVSNMLFKNDPEDISSYCPLYDLGNINDRIHSLIVSMYHEMHSQINGYELMVASLFLQIIVTLTRKMRLEFSFAESHNMRREIANAKNFIDNHYMENLTLDQIATKSYLSKYHLIREFHHHVGMTPMEYLSERRLEEAKILLGSTNISVWEIANEIGFSSSSYFTQRFKETFGMTPLSYRKRSLPQDINQKGPLANGLVTG; encoded by the coding sequence ATGAGTACGCATCGAATGATGATCAACTTCCACTACCTGCCTGTCATGCCACAGGTATTGTACGTCACCCACTCGAAATATGAGAAGGACTGGGCGTCCAATCTCCACTCCCACGCATTCACCGAATTCATCTACATTGAAAGCGGGAAAGGAGAGATCTGCACCCAGACCCAATCGTTTCCGGTGGAGAAGCAGGATTTCATCGTGTTGCTCCCCAATCTGATGCACACGGAGAAATCATCGGCGGACCAGCCGTTGGAATACTACGTCCTTGGAGTCTCCAACATGTTGTTCAAAAATGATCCGGAAGACATCAGTTCGTATTGCCCGTTGTACGACTTGGGAAACATCAATGACCGGATTCATTCCCTGATCGTCTCCATGTACCACGAGATGCATTCCCAGATCAACGGGTACGAACTGATGGTCGCCAGCCTGTTCCTGCAGATCATCGTGACGTTGACGAGGAAGATGCGGCTGGAGTTCAGTTTTGCTGAAAGCCACAACATGCGCAGAGAGATCGCCAACGCCAAGAACTTCATCGACAACCACTACATGGAGAACCTGACGTTGGACCAGATCGCTACGAAGAGTTACCTGAGCAAGTACCATTTGATCAGGGAGTTCCACCATCACGTCGGAATGACTCCGATGGAATACCTCTCGGAACGCCGTCTGGAAGAAGCGAAGATCCTGTTGGGCAGCACCAACATCAGCGTCTGGGAGATCGCCAATGAGATTGGGTTTTCCTCGTCAAGCTACTTCACTCAGCGGTTCAAGGAGACCTTCGGCATGACCCCGCTGTCCTACCGCAAGCGTTCCCTCCCCCAGGATATCAACCAGAAAGGTCCGCTTGCCAACGGCCTGGTCACCGGATAA
- a CDS encoding sugar ABC transporter permease, with the protein MRNDKKLIIGFLTPCILTLFIMYLYPVARTLVMSFFRIESVTAATSTWSFYGLGNYAKIFHSPSFKSAMWNMVRIWLVGGILTLSLALIFAMILTSGIRFKKFFRAAIYMPNIISAVALATMWIQYVFNQDYGMLNQMIRFFGGTGVKWLGTDLKFWAMLFSFIFGAVGYYMLIFISGIEKIPADIYEAATDRWREQSPAGDEDHHAACSRA; encoded by the coding sequence ATGCGCAACGACAAAAAGCTGATCATCGGGTTTCTGACACCTTGCATCCTGACGTTGTTCATCATGTACCTGTATCCTGTCGCCAGGACACTGGTGATGAGTTTCTTCAGAATTGAGAGCGTCACCGCGGCAACGTCAACCTGGAGTTTTTATGGACTGGGGAACTATGCGAAGATTTTCCATAGTCCTTCGTTCAAAAGCGCCATGTGGAATATGGTGCGCATCTGGCTGGTCGGTGGCATCCTGACGCTGTCCCTCGCGTTGATCTTCGCCATGATCCTGACCAGCGGCATCCGGTTCAAGAAGTTCTTCCGCGCGGCGATCTACATGCCGAACATCATCAGCGCCGTCGCGCTGGCCACCATGTGGATCCAGTACGTGTTCAACCAGGATTACGGCATGCTCAACCAGATGATCCGTTTCTTCGGCGGGACCGGAGTCAAGTGGCTCGGAACCGACCTGAAGTTCTGGGCGATGTTGTTCTCGTTCATTTTCGGCGCGGTAGGGTACTACATGTTGATCTTCATCAGTGGCATTGAGAAGATCCCCGCCGACATCTACGAGGCGGCGACCGATCGATGGCGCGAGCAAAGTCCAGCAGGCGATGAAGATCACCATGCCGCTTGCTCAAGGGCGTGA
- the glgA gene encoding glycogen synthase GlgA translates to MNVLMLSSEAVPFCKSGGLADVVGALSPALHQLGADVRILLPLYGSIDTDGMRDAGVSCDIPVNGQTETVRFRTKTVKDVPYYFIDHPWFTQRKGIYGDTSFLPYEDNLERYTLLDKGALALCKALQWKPDVLHCHDWTTGFAPYLLKNSHDPFFVATKSFFTIHNLAYQGDFSRLDFLKTDIPSDPKLFLGMGRNARCNMLKAGLEFADRITTVSPTYAEEICTEPYGCGLDGLLRQRQTVLSGIINGIDYQDWNPETDSNLPAHFDANDLKGKTINKAAAQKEFGLPLAPDIPLVAMISRIADQKGFRELLDGSPCALERIVRDHHLQMVIIGTGDNQMEDKMVEIASRYPNLSVNILFSNRLAHLVEAGADYFLMPSRFEPCGLNQLYSLRYGTIPVARRTGGLADSIVDMGEHPDQGDGFLYTEQRGEEIEKALERALSFYGQLDKLRTRAMTRDFSWERSAHSYFALYEVS, encoded by the coding sequence ATGAACGTATTGATGCTTTCCAGCGAGGCGGTGCCTTTTTGCAAATCAGGGGGGCTCGCCGACGTGGTGGGGGCCCTCAGTCCCGCGCTCCATCAGCTTGGCGCCGATGTGCGGATTCTGCTCCCTCTGTATGGATCGATCGATACGGACGGAATGCGGGATGCCGGCGTCTCCTGTGACATTCCGGTCAATGGGCAGACGGAAACCGTCCGCTTCCGCACAAAAACCGTCAAAGATGTACCCTACTACTTCATCGACCATCCATGGTTCACCCAGCGGAAGGGAATCTACGGAGATACGTCGTTCCTTCCCTACGAGGATAACCTGGAGCGATACACGCTCCTGGACAAGGGGGCGTTGGCACTGTGCAAAGCGTTGCAGTGGAAGCCGGATGTGCTCCATTGCCATGACTGGACGACCGGGTTCGCCCCCTATCTGCTGAAGAACTCCCACGATCCCTTCTTCGTGGCGACCAAAAGTTTCTTCACCATCCATAATCTCGCTTACCAAGGGGACTTTTCCCGTCTGGATTTCCTGAAGACGGACATCCCATCCGACCCAAAGCTTTTTCTCGGTATGGGACGGAACGCGCGGTGCAACATGCTGAAGGCGGGATTGGAATTCGCTGACAGGATCACCACGGTAAGTCCGACCTACGCAGAGGAAATCTGCACCGAACCGTATGGATGCGGACTCGACGGCCTTCTCAGACAGCGACAGACCGTATTGAGCGGCATCATCAACGGCATCGATTACCAGGATTGGAATCCCGAAACAGATTCCAATCTCCCCGCGCACTTTGACGCGAACGATTTGAAAGGGAAAACCATCAACAAAGCGGCAGCGCAGAAGGAGTTCGGCCTTCCTCTCGCCCCTGATATCCCGCTGGTTGCGATGATCAGCAGAATCGCAGACCAGAAAGGCTTTCGCGAGTTGTTGGACGGCAGCCCCTGCGCTCTGGAGCGTATCGTGCGGGACCACCACCTCCAGATGGTGATCATCGGGACGGGAGACAATCAGATGGAAGACAAGATGGTGGAGATCGCATCACGCTACCCCAACCTCTCCGTCAACATCCTGTTCTCCAACCGCCTGGCCCACTTGGTGGAAGCGGGAGCAGATTACTTCCTGATGCCAAGCCGTTTTGAACCGTGCGGCCTCAACCAGCTGTACTCCCTCCGGTATGGCACGATCCCCGTCGCGCGACGGACCGGAGGACTGGCGGACAGTATCGTCGACATGGGCGAACACCCTGACCAAGGTGATGGATTCCTGTACACCGAACAACGAGGTGAAGAAATCGAGAAGGCGTTGGAGCGAGCGCTTTCGTTCTATGGACAATTGGACAAATTACGGACGCGCGCCATGACACGCGATTTTTCATGGGAGCGATCTGCTCATTCCTATTTTGCCTTGTATGAGGTATCATAG
- a CDS encoding DbpA RNA binding domain-containing protein, which yields MRSDGSCRPAGYDAEALHGDLSQPAREAILRKMKEHLISIVVATDVAARGIDIQNLTHVINYSLPEAPEEYIHRIGRTGRAGKSGTAITFITPREFRKLSFIQRVAKAEIRREEVPDPSQVVTAKRARILSEMMNRLSDEHDFSVYDGIAEQLLADHDPKEVVSSLLEYCYKDALDESKYHDLDTVDARFDRSGRSDRKDHRRRRDDDEAPSEANDGYTRLFIARGEKDGLDKQTLTDYLTEQVGARESDFQDVTVQDEFSFVSAPLDVAERVLKAFATKDPSQRPIITKARPDNPNGRHLARRGGGRRRFDDEPFRPRFGSRDDRRSGGKRKGKSNAEGKR from the coding sequence ATGAGATCGGACGGAAGCTGCAGGCCCGCGGGATATGACGCCGAGGCGCTCCATGGAGATCTCTCCCAGCCGGCTCGTGAAGCGATCCTACGCAAAATGAAGGAGCATTTGATCTCCATCGTCGTGGCCACCGACGTCGCCGCCCGTGGCATCGACATCCAGAACCTCACCCATGTGATCAACTACTCGCTCCCGGAAGCCCCGGAGGAATACATCCACCGGATCGGACGTACCGGACGAGCGGGAAAATCAGGAACCGCCATCACGTTCATCACCCCGAGGGAATTCCGCAAACTTTCCTTCATCCAGCGGGTCGCAAAAGCGGAGATCCGGCGTGAGGAAGTTCCCGATCCCTCTCAGGTGGTGACGGCCAAACGGGCACGAATCCTGTCAGAGATGATGAACCGTCTCTCCGACGAGCACGACTTCTCCGTCTATGATGGCATCGCTGAACAGCTCCTTGCCGACCATGACCCCAAGGAAGTGGTCTCTTCGCTGTTGGAATACTGCTACAAAGACGCGCTGGATGAATCCAAGTACCATGATCTGGATACCGTCGACGCGCGCTTTGATCGTTCTGGGAGGTCGGACCGCAAGGACCACAGACGCAGACGCGACGACGACGAAGCCCCCAGTGAAGCGAATGACGGCTACACCCGGCTGTTCATCGCCCGTGGTGAGAAGGATGGCCTGGACAAGCAGACGCTGACGGATTACCTGACCGAACAGGTGGGCGCCAGAGAATCGGATTTCCAGGATGTCACCGTCCAGGACGAATTCAGTTTTGTCTCCGCCCCGCTTGATGTGGCGGAGCGTGTCCTGAAAGCGTTCGCCACCAAGGATCCCTCCCAACGACCCATCATCACCAAAGCGCGGCCGGACAACCCCAACGGCAGGCATCTTGCTCGTCGTGGTGGCGGCAGACGCAGGTTTGACGATGAACCGTTCCGCCCCCGTTTTGGGAGCCGTGATGACCGCCGTTCCGGCGGGAAACGAAAAGGGAAAAGCAACGCCGAAGGAAAACGTTGA
- a CDS encoding DEAD/DEAH box helicase: MSDLQSFADLGLSEQTLQALKEKGFEEPTKIQAACIPLLLKNKVDVIGQAQTGTGKTAAFGLPILEIVDPSDHDVQALILAPTRELAVQDAEEINSLKGDRHLEVAAIYGGASMGLQFRMLQRGVQVVVGTPGRVLDHLRRGTLRLDKLKFMVLDEADEMLDMGFIDDIEEVLKQTPAEKRMLCFSATMPAPIMRLAEKFMHDPEIVRVKQESITPVLTDQVYFEVRESDKFEALTRIIDMEDNFYGIVFCRTKIQCDEIGRKLQARGI; this comes from the coding sequence ATGTCAGATTTACAGAGTTTTGCCGATTTAGGATTGTCGGAACAGACCTTGCAGGCCCTCAAGGAAAAGGGCTTTGAGGAACCCACCAAAATACAGGCCGCCTGCATCCCCCTGCTGTTGAAGAACAAGGTGGATGTCATTGGGCAGGCACAGACCGGAACAGGAAAAACCGCGGCCTTCGGGCTTCCCATCCTGGAGATCGTCGATCCTTCCGACCACGATGTCCAGGCGTTGATCCTCGCCCCCACCAGGGAACTGGCCGTTCAGGACGCCGAGGAGATCAACAGCTTGAAGGGAGACCGCCACTTGGAAGTCGCCGCCATCTACGGCGGGGCGTCCATGGGATTGCAGTTCCGCATGCTGCAACGAGGCGTCCAGGTGGTCGTCGGGACCCCAGGGCGTGTATTGGATCACCTGCGCCGGGGCACGCTTCGGCTGGACAAGCTGAAGTTCATGGTGCTTGATGAAGCGGATGAGATGCTGGACATGGGATTCATCGACGACATCGAGGAAGTGCTCAAACAGACTCCGGCTGAGAAGCGGATGCTCTGTTTCTCCGCCACAATGCCCGCACCCATCATGCGCCTTGCGGAGAAGTTCATGCATGATCCGGAAATCGTACGGGTCAAACAGGAATCCATCACCCCGGTGCTGACCGACCAGGTCTATTTCGAAGTGCGGGAGTCAGACAAGTTCGAGGCCCTCACCCGGATCATCGACATGGAGGATAACTTCTACGGCATTGTTTTCTGCCGTACCAAGATCCAGTGCGATGAGATCGGACGGAAGCTGCAGGCCCGCGGGATATGA
- the gnpA gene encoding 1,3-beta-galactosyl-N-acetylhexosamine phosphorylase has product MSKINGRVTIPTDVDVVPQTMEIMKRWGADALRDCDGTDFPPQLRETKAKVYATYYTTRKDNAWAKANPDEIQQMYLMTGHKTSQGSELRIHLMEGLYPDMLKVNPTDRKKWWEVIDRTTGEVVPLDKWSYDESTGDVVIATEAYHQYTVSFLAFIMWDPVHMYNAVVNGWKGVERQITFDVRQPKTRAHAMERLRTFIKEHPYVDVIRFTTFFHLFTLVFDDKAREKYVDWCGYTASVSPYILSKFEKEVGYPFRPEYLIDQGYYNNQYRIPSREYLDFVRFQHKEVCALAKEMVDITHQEGKEAMMFLGDHWIGIEPYMDGFASIGLDAVVGSVGNGSTLRLISDIQGVKYTEGRFLPYFFPDTFHQGGDPVGEAKRNWVTARRAILRKPVDRIGYGGYLKLALEFPDFIDCVQDICDEFRTLYDNIKGTTPFCFKRVAVLNCWGKMRSWAAHMVHHALYQKQNYSYAGIIEALSGAPFDVRFINFDDIRQNPDLLKDIDVIINVGDADTAHTGGDAWCDPLVISAIRGFIANGGGFIGVGEPTGHPWQGRFFQLSDALGVEKETGFTLGYDKYNWEEHPHFITEDIQEPINFGEGKKNIYALPGTEIVVQRGKEVQLAVNEYGCGRCVYLSGLPYSFANNRLLHRAILWASHGEGALHTWFSENPNVEVHAYVKNGKYSVVNNTYQSQHTVVYRGDGSSFPLDLEENGIRWFEI; this is encoded by the coding sequence GTGAGCAAAATAAACGGAAGGGTCACCATCCCGACGGATGTTGACGTTGTGCCGCAGACAATGGAAATCATGAAACGCTGGGGCGCGGACGCGCTCCGCGACTGTGACGGAACCGACTTTCCTCCCCAACTCAGGGAGACCAAGGCGAAGGTGTACGCCACCTATTATACGACGCGCAAGGACAACGCCTGGGCCAAAGCCAACCCGGACGAAATCCAGCAGATGTATCTGATGACGGGGCACAAGACCTCCCAGGGGTCGGAGCTCCGCATCCATTTGATGGAAGGGCTGTATCCTGACATGCTGAAGGTCAATCCCACCGATCGAAAGAAGTGGTGGGAAGTCATCGACCGGACCACCGGAGAGGTGGTGCCTTTGGACAAATGGTCCTATGACGAGTCGACGGGGGACGTGGTCATCGCCACCGAAGCGTACCACCAGTACACCGTCTCGTTCCTGGCGTTCATCATGTGGGATCCGGTGCACATGTACAACGCCGTGGTCAATGGATGGAAAGGGGTGGAGCGGCAGATCACGTTCGATGTGCGCCAGCCAAAGACGCGGGCCCACGCCATGGAACGCCTCCGGACGTTCATCAAGGAACATCCCTACGTCGATGTGATCCGTTTCACCACATTCTTCCACCTGTTCACGTTGGTTTTCGATGACAAGGCCCGGGAGAAGTACGTGGATTGGTGTGGATACACCGCTTCAGTCAGTCCGTACATCCTCTCGAAATTCGAAAAGGAAGTGGGCTATCCGTTCCGTCCGGAATACCTGATCGACCAGGGGTACTACAACAACCAGTACCGGATCCCTTCCAGAGAATATTTGGATTTTGTCCGCTTCCAGCACAAAGAGGTGTGCGCCCTTGCCAAGGAGATGGTGGACATCACCCATCAGGAAGGAAAAGAGGCGATGATGTTCCTGGGGGACCATTGGATCGGCATCGAGCCGTACATGGACGGGTTCGCCTCCATCGGGTTGGACGCCGTGGTAGGCAGTGTCGGCAACGGCAGCACCCTTCGGTTGATCAGCGACATCCAAGGTGTGAAATACACCGAGGGTCGTTTCCTTCCGTACTTTTTCCCGGATACGTTCCATCAAGGGGGAGACCCGGTGGGGGAGGCAAAACGGAACTGGGTCACCGCCCGGCGCGCCATCCTTCGGAAACCCGTCGACCGTATCGGCTATGGGGGATATCTGAAACTCGCCCTGGAATTCCCTGACTTCATCGATTGCGTCCAGGATATCTGCGACGAGTTCCGGACCTTGTACGACAACATCAAAGGAACCACACCGTTCTGCTTCAAGCGGGTCGCCGTGCTGAACTGTTGGGGAAAAATGCGTTCCTGGGCCGCCCACATGGTCCACCACGCCCTGTACCAGAAACAGAACTACAGTTACGCCGGCATCATCGAAGCGCTTTCCGGCGCCCCGTTTGATGTGCGGTTCATCAACTTCGATGATATCCGCCAAAACCCTGATCTGCTGAAGGATATCGATGTGATCATCAACGTCGGGGACGCCGACACCGCCCACACCGGCGGGGACGCCTGGTGTGATCCTTTGGTCATCTCCGCCATCCGTGGTTTTATCGCCAACGGCGGGGGATTCATCGGGGTGGGGGAACCGACCGGGCACCCGTGGCAGGGACGGTTCTTCCAGCTCTCCGATGCGCTTGGGGTGGAGAAGGAGACGGGATTCACGTTGGGCTACGACAAGTACAACTGGGAGGAGCATCCCCACTTTATTACGGAAGACATCCAGGAACCCATCAATTTCGGGGAAGGGAAGAAAAACATCTACGCGCTTCCTGGTACCGAAATCGTCGTGCAACGGGGCAAAGAGGTGCAACTCGCCGTCAACGAATACGGCTGTGGACGTTGTGTCTATCTCAGCGGACTGCCGTACTCATTTGCCAACAACCGGTTGCTGCATCGCGCCATCCTCTGGGCATCCCATGGGGAAGGCGCGCTCCACACGTGGTTCAGTGAGAACCCCAACGTGGAGGTGCACGCCTACGTGAAAAACGGGAAGTACAGTGTGGTGAACAACACCTACCAGAGCCAGCACACCGTGGTGTACCGGGGTGATGGCTCCTCCTTTCCGTTGGATCTGGAGGAGAACGGAATTCGTTGGTTTGAAATCTGA